In Paenibacillus kyungheensis, the following are encoded in one genomic region:
- a CDS encoding GntR family transcriptional regulator: MSAKQETVKLRIEQWIAEHHIHAGDQLPSESTLATEFRVCRTTVRGAIRKLRDEGKLFVKHGSGTFLTRTLQHIPSSLDRLYSIGDMIRSAGLTEDQRLAYIISEKCPSEVAERMELSVDEPMIVLERSRMANGEIVAHSINYMPVQLVGNTFDESVFTGSLFQHLEQQVGIQIVGADSELTVPLSTDPHSQKLCVHPQSAVLLLKQTHYDEMNRKVLYSYDYVRNDIFTFWIRRTR, translated from the coding sequence ATGTCTGCCAAGCAGGAAACCGTCAAACTTCGTATCGAGCAATGGATCGCAGAACATCATATTCATGCTGGAGACCAATTACCTTCTGAATCTACATTAGCTACTGAATTTAGAGTCTGTCGTACTACTGTTCGTGGAGCCATTCGTAAGCTAAGAGATGAAGGGAAATTGTTTGTCAAACATGGCAGTGGTACGTTTTTGACCCGTACATTGCAACATATCCCAAGTTCACTGGATCGACTGTATAGTATAGGAGATATGATTCGTTCAGCAGGTCTAACAGAAGACCAACGATTAGCTTATATCATTTCAGAAAAGTGTCCTAGTGAAGTGGCTGAACGAATGGAACTATCTGTCGATGAACCGATGATCGTTTTGGAACGTTCACGAATGGCAAATGGCGAAATTGTCGCTCATTCGATCAACTATATGCCGGTGCAACTTGTGGGCAATACCTTTGATGAAAGTGTATTTACAGGATCTTTATTTCAACATTTAGAACAACAGGTAGGTATTCAGATTGTAGGAGCAGATTCAGAATTGACAGTGCCACTTTCTACAGATCCACATAGTCAAAAGTTATGTGTTCATCCACAATCTGCTGTTTTATTGCTTAAACAGACGCATTATGATGAAATGAATCGGAAAGTATTATATTCTTACGACTATGTTCGCAACGATATTTTCACATTTTGGATAAGACGAACACGATAA
- a CDS encoding ABC transporter ATP-binding protein, translating into MLKRFFAYYRPYKGLFVIDFGCAIIAAILELAFPLAVNRVIDDLLPGGEWRVILWACVGLLGIFVVSSFLNYVVTYWGHKLGINIETDMRKKLFDHVQRLPFRFFDNAKTGHLVSRMTNDLMDIGEIAHHGPEDLFIAVMTLVGAFALMASINMDLAILTFVVVPLMIYLSLFFGRKMSVAFRRMFGDIADFNARVENNVTGMRVVQAFANEDHEISQFAINNGRFRRTKLVAYRIMAWNSSISYILMKFVSIFVLVCGTWFVIEKGMSYGDFIAFVLLSNVFLAPIKQLNSVIETYPKGIAGFRRFEELLNTDTEIHDLPDAQEVSGLKGNIVYNDVSFGYEGKDYILKGINLHIREGETVALVGPSGAGKTTICSLLPRFYDIAEGEVTIDGIDIRKMTLSSLRSQIGVVQQEVFLFDGTIRENIAYGKLGATEEEIWTAARQAQLEEVITSYEEGMDTIIGERGVKLSGGQKQRLSIARMFLKNPPILILDEATSALDTETEAAIQQSLNELSQGRTTLIIAHRLATIKNADRIIVVTKEGIAEQGAHDELIQAGGAYSRLHAAQFGT; encoded by the coding sequence ATGTTAAAACGTTTTTTTGCTTATTATCGTCCTTACAAAGGATTATTTGTGATCGATTTTGGCTGTGCGATTATTGCAGCTATTCTTGAATTAGCTTTTCCATTAGCAGTAAACCGCGTTATCGATGATTTACTTCCGGGTGGAGAATGGCGTGTCATTTTATGGGCATGTGTGGGATTACTAGGAATATTCGTCGTTAGTTCATTTCTTAATTATGTCGTAACTTATTGGGGACATAAGCTAGGAATCAATATTGAGACCGATATGCGCAAAAAGCTATTTGATCATGTGCAGCGGTTACCGTTTCGCTTTTTCGATAATGCGAAGACAGGGCATCTGGTATCTCGTATGACTAATGATCTGATGGATATTGGTGAGATTGCTCATCATGGACCTGAAGATTTATTTATCGCTGTGATGACACTTGTTGGTGCATTTGCTTTGATGGCTAGTATTAATATGGATCTAGCAATTTTAACCTTTGTAGTTGTGCCTTTGATGATCTATTTATCACTCTTTTTTGGACGCAAAATGTCAGTCGCTTTCCGGCGTATGTTTGGAGATATCGCTGATTTTAATGCACGTGTCGAAAATAACGTTACTGGAATGCGTGTTGTACAAGCTTTTGCTAACGAAGATCATGAAATCAGTCAATTTGCGATCAACAATGGACGTTTTCGCCGTACTAAGCTTGTAGCGTATCGCATTATGGCGTGGAATTCGTCGATTAGCTATATTTTGATGAAATTCGTTTCTATTTTTGTACTTGTATGTGGTACATGGTTTGTGATTGAAAAAGGGATGAGTTATGGTGACTTTATCGCTTTTGTACTTTTATCTAATGTATTTTTAGCGCCGATCAAGCAATTGAATTCGGTTATTGAAACGTATCCTAAAGGAATAGCAGGCTTCCGTCGTTTTGAAGAATTGCTGAATACCGATACAGAGATTCATGATCTACCGGATGCTCAAGAAGTAAGTGGGCTTAAAGGAAATATTGTGTACAACGATGTATCGTTCGGTTATGAAGGTAAAGATTATATTTTGAAAGGGATCAATCTTCATATTCGCGAAGGAGAAACAGTGGCTCTTGTAGGCCCTTCTGGTGCTGGTAAAACAACAATATGTAGTCTATTGCCACGCTTCTATGATATTGCTGAAGGTGAAGTGACGATAGATGGTATTGATATTCGCAAGATGACATTATCTTCATTACGCTCCCAGATCGGTGTTGTACAACAAGAAGTCTTTTTATTCGATGGTACGATTCGTGAAAATATTGCTTACGGCAAACTGGGAGCAACTGAAGAAGAAATATGGACAGCCGCTCGTCAAGCACAGCTTGAAGAAGTGATTACTTCGTATGAAGAAGGAATGGATACAATTATCGGAGAACGTGGCGTGAAGCTATCCGGTGGACAGAAGCAAAGGCTATCGATTGCTCGTATGTTCCTCAAAAATCCACCGATTTTGATTCTAGATGAAGCGACATCTGCGCTCGATACCGAGACAGAAGCAGCAATTCAGCAATCTTTAAATGAATTGTCGCAAGGAAGAACAACATTGATTATTGCGCATCGTCTGGCTACGATCAAAAATGCAGATCGTATTATCGTTGTTACCAAAGAAGGTATCGCTGAACAAGGCGCTCATGATGAACTCATTCAAGCTGGTGGTGCATACAGCCGTCTACATGCCGCTCAATTCGGTACGTAA
- a CDS encoding CehA/McbA family metallohydrolase, with the protein MKWIPSELHTHTLHSDGQHTLDELVQSALHLGIDCIALTDHNTQSGLQDRQRIQHETGIHIIPGMEWTTFYGHMITMGIYKYVDWRNLGIHDIEKGIDQVHAQGGLVGIAHPFRIGSPICTGCYWEYPITNWQKVDYIEVWSTLMPSIKKDSQRAFAWWTSLLNEGHQITATSGRDWHRTEDHDAPAAITYIGTEDEEKLWHSLDILQTSDVSYTDRVELEPKDHSALTALRQGAVTVTMGPLLTFTAHIAHPIHDDQSKRYHIGQELYCPPHEKLKLEIALDTICRQQYYTLADQSLRLVVNSNRGILFEQQIPVQTEVYDCELEQTQVLSWVRVELYGYFAETYSMIAFTNAIYITHSL; encoded by the coding sequence ATGAAATGGATACCTTCTGAATTACATACTCATACACTTCATAGTGATGGACAACACACTTTAGATGAACTGGTACAGTCAGCTCTGCATCTAGGTATTGATTGTATTGCACTCACCGATCATAATACACAGTCGGGTCTACAAGATCGTCAGCGTATTCAACACGAGACAGGTATTCATATTATTCCTGGTATGGAATGGACTACGTTCTACGGGCATATGATTACGATGGGGATTTATAAATATGTGGATTGGCGTAATCTGGGTATACATGATATTGAAAAAGGGATCGATCAGGTACATGCACAAGGCGGTCTTGTAGGTATTGCTCATCCATTTCGGATAGGTAGCCCTATCTGTACAGGTTGTTATTGGGAATATCCAATAACAAATTGGCAAAAAGTAGATTATATCGAAGTCTGGTCTACATTAATGCCGTCTATCAAAAAAGACAGCCAGCGTGCTTTTGCCTGGTGGACATCTTTACTAAATGAGGGGCATCAAATAACAGCTACCAGTGGTCGAGATTGGCATCGCACAGAAGATCACGATGCTCCAGCGGCTATTACATACATAGGTACAGAAGATGAAGAAAAGTTGTGGCATTCATTAGATATATTGCAGACTTCAGATGTATCGTATACAGATCGTGTAGAGCTAGAACCCAAAGATCATTCTGCTCTGACCGCTCTTCGTCAAGGAGCAGTCACTGTTACGATGGGGCCTTTGCTTACTTTTACCGCCCATATTGCCCATCCAATTCATGATGATCAATCTAAGCGTTATCATATTGGACAAGAACTCTATTGCCCACCCCATGAAAAATTAAAGTTAGAGATAGCGTTAGATACGATTTGTCGTCAGCAATATTACACATTAGCCGATCAATCGTTACGCTTAGTAGTAAATAGCAACCGGGGAATATTGTTCGAACAACAAATTCCAGTGCAAACAGAAGTATATGATTGTGAATTAGAACAGACTCAAGTATTAAGCTGGGTACGGGTCGAGCTGTATGGCTATTTTGCGGAAACGTATAGCATGATTGCTTTTACCAATGCTATCTATATCACTCATTCACTATAA
- a CDS encoding S-layer homology domain-containing protein: protein MMVRKCTLGLASFLLLASGNQAFAAFDDLDNTVDKKKIEYLDEYHILTGMTETTYAPERSLNVAQGVSSLVKGLDLNIDNMRFIKKPEASDYYTRISNDAWYSHDMIVAHHNGLDLPADVDVTTAMTRGQFATLLWQAVEQVDPDINESGGNNITSTQADPQIADHHSLSAIDQQMVEQVIHNEIATLDQKGKFYPDEPITRAEAAVMLYNAIELTGKLGSVGTIE, encoded by the coding sequence ATGATGGTTCGCAAATGTACATTAGGGCTTGCAAGTTTTCTATTATTAGCTTCAGGTAACCAAGCTTTTGCCGCTTTCGATGATCTGGATAACACAGTAGACAAAAAGAAGATTGAATATTTGGATGAATATCATATTTTGACAGGGATGACCGAAACTACCTATGCTCCAGAACGTTCATTAAATGTTGCACAAGGGGTAAGCTCACTTGTGAAAGGGCTTGATCTCAATATTGATAATATGCGATTTATCAAAAAGCCAGAAGCAAGTGATTACTATACACGTATCAGTAATGACGCATGGTATAGCCATGATATGATTGTCGCTCATCATAATGGACTAGATCTTCCAGCAGATGTAGATGTGACGACAGCAATGACACGCGGTCAATTTGCTACTTTACTCTGGCAAGCTGTCGAACAAGTCGATCCTGATATCAATGAATCCGGTGGTAATAATATAACGTCGACCCAAGCTGATCCACAAATAGCTGATCATCACTCACTATCTGCTATAGATCAACAAATGGTAGAACAGGTGATTCATAATGAGATCGCTACGCTAGATCAAAAAGGCAAATTTTATCCTGATGAACCGATTACCCGCGCAGAAGCCGCAGTCATGTTATACAATGCGATAGAGTTAACAGGCAAACTGGGTAGTGTAGGCACAATCGAATAA
- a CDS encoding GNAT family protein → MNSNIYLKPLTLANAEQVLQLRNRNRDYLKKYEPIRPESYWTLEVQQEMLINGEQNFEAGQGYVFGIFESVSEQLVGRIEISGVARGPFQNGNLGYFVDQDHHGKGYASAAVQQCLQFAFTEAQLHRLQAGVMPWNTPSLRVLEKSGFRREGLAERYLHINGNWEDHVLYAITIEDWQRLTIN, encoded by the coding sequence ATGAATTCGAATATCTATTTAAAACCACTCACTCTAGCGAATGCCGAGCAAGTTCTGCAACTACGGAATCGCAATCGAGATTATCTCAAAAAATACGAGCCTATTCGCCCGGAATCGTATTGGACACTTGAAGTTCAGCAAGAAATGCTAATCAATGGGGAACAGAATTTTGAAGCAGGTCAGGGATATGTATTTGGGATATTTGAATCGGTTAGTGAACAATTGGTAGGAAGAATCGAAATTAGTGGAGTGGCTCGTGGACCTTTTCAAAATGGAAATCTTGGCTATTTTGTAGATCAAGATCATCATGGAAAAGGATATGCTTCAGCAGCGGTTCAGCAATGTCTGCAATTTGCTTTTACCGAAGCACAGCTTCACCGGTTACAAGCAGGAGTGATGCCATGGAATACGCCATCATTACGTGTGTTAGAAAAGTCTGGATTTCGCCGTGAAGGTCTAGCTGAACGTTACTTACATATTAATGGTAATTGGGAAGATCATGTTCTATATGCGATTACGATAGAAGATTGGCAACGTCTCACGATAAATTAA
- a CDS encoding helix-turn-helix domain-containing protein — protein sequence MLSRIAQLPLHSYTFECIYVQIGSLAHSTSLCSDCLTHRLILCLRDGDTIQINQQSFTTVQGSCMFLAPDSNIECKDTTTEPIYYEAFFYIFARGEQQPCREPIESLPYHIWLHPTPLSSILEYIQYMLRFFDSHKASPINTVHSEIEINHFRSNLFLQQWILACIESKTKLSADLFSSALEAVQHTVDYIHQYYQKPITVEDLLHLSGVGRWKYSRLFQQLTGKKPLDYITDIRINRAKDLLRLSNHSIKEIAHYVGFKDEYYFSRRFSQSTGVPPRQYTYRYHRTPPSLPHHRYSLAPRIVATGNTLGDLLSLGIQPIGASLTVIRDQVIYQQQLLDISDIGTYGEPEQIARLQPDLIIHEYTTDEVSVALARIAPTFVIYRHDPAHIRLRAIANWIGQGRQADQWLSLHQQQSVQVWKDCIPIKQGETALVIIQIDGDLFVMGGHGFALTIYQPFAFCPPPAVSQMIQQQIPYLAITWEDLERYASDRVFLLVDRDATSLEYLHQLTHSPAWKRLQMHSPFHLHITESKWNFDDPITREHLLSVLPNILEVTF from the coding sequence TTGTTATCACGAATAGCCCAACTCCCTCTTCACTCCTATACTTTTGAATGTATCTATGTTCAGATTGGATCTTTGGCTCATTCTACTTCGTTATGTAGTGATTGTTTAACTCATCGATTAATCCTTTGCTTGCGAGATGGAGATACGATACAGATCAATCAGCAATCTTTTACAACTGTTCAAGGTAGTTGTATGTTTCTTGCGCCAGACAGCAATATTGAGTGTAAAGATACAACAACAGAACCTATTTACTATGAAGCTTTTTTTTATATTTTTGCTCGAGGAGAACAACAACCTTGTAGAGAACCTATCGAGTCATTGCCTTATCATATCTGGCTTCATCCAACTCCTTTATCTTCAATACTTGAATATATACAATATATGCTTCGTTTTTTTGACAGTCATAAAGCTTCTCCTATAAATACAGTACATTCTGAGATAGAGATTAATCACTTTCGCTCCAATCTCTTTTTACAACAATGGATTTTAGCCTGTATCGAAAGTAAGACTAAGCTGTCTGCTGATCTGTTTTCGTCTGCTTTAGAAGCCGTACAGCATACTGTAGATTATATTCATCAATATTATCAGAAACCGATTACTGTCGAAGATTTGTTACATTTATCAGGTGTAGGACGATGGAAATATAGTAGGCTTTTCCAACAATTAACAGGCAAAAAGCCACTTGATTATATCACCGATATTCGAATTAATCGCGCAAAAGATTTATTACGTTTGTCTAATCATTCGATTAAAGAGATTGCTCATTATGTTGGCTTCAAAGATGAGTATTATTTTAGCAGACGATTTAGTCAATCTACAGGTGTACCGCCAAGACAATATACGTATCGGTATCATCGTACCCCGCCATCACTCCCACATCATCGTTATAGTTTAGCACCGCGTATTGTGGCTACAGGTAATACACTTGGCGATCTATTGTCGCTAGGCATTCAGCCAATAGGTGCATCGCTTACTGTTATTCGCGATCAAGTGATTTATCAACAGCAATTACTAGATATAAGCGATATTGGTACGTACGGAGAACCGGAGCAGATTGCTAGATTACAGCCTGATCTAATTATCCATGAATATACAACTGATGAAGTTAGCGTAGCTTTAGCTCGAATTGCACCTACCTTTGTGATTTACCGTCATGATCCTGCCCATATTCGTTTGCGTGCTATCGCTAACTGGATTGGACAAGGTCGTCAGGCGGATCAATGGTTGTCTCTTCATCAGCAACAATCGGTACAAGTGTGGAAAGATTGTATTCCGATCAAACAAGGAGAAACTGCTCTGGTAATTATACAGATTGATGGTGATTTATTTGTAATGGGTGGTCATGGATTTGCACTGACTATCTATCAACCATTTGCTTTCTGCCCTCCGCCAGCCGTATCGCAGATGATTCAGCAACAGATTCCCTATTTAGCTATCACCTGGGAGGACTTAGAACGGTATGCGAGTGATCGCGTTTTTTTACTGGTTGATCGTGATGCAACTTCTCTCGAATATCTACATCAGTTGACTCATAGTCCCGCATGGAAAAGACTTCAGATGCACTCTCCATTTCATCTTCATATTACAGAATCAAAATGGAACTTTGATGATCCTATCACTAGAGAACATTTGTTATCTGTTTTACCAAATATTTTGGAAGTCACTTTTTAG
- a CDS encoding ABC transporter permease — protein MNSTVKKGILGLALVIPSFLILFFVVILPILYAIRESLIDENGSGFGLANYIRLFTEPTMRKNIIYTLNVTVVSTLLSLVISYALAVYLRFGHGWVVQWINRLYFIPMFVPGVIATYGLITMYGNHGWLSRLLLLIGIDTFPKIIYDYKGLLLANLWFNIPFSTMLLSSALAAVPNSVIESARDAGANIWQLFFRFVLPLSYKTMWVAITFIFMGVIGSFTAPFLIGANAPQVLGVAMQQVFSNYQETHTASAMAVLMFLLCSVMGYFYIRTMGKEG, from the coding sequence ATGAATTCTACTGTAAAAAAAGGGATACTAGGGCTTGCTCTAGTTATCCCTTCCTTTCTTATTTTGTTTTTTGTCGTGATCTTGCCTATTTTGTATGCTATTCGAGAAAGCTTAATCGATGAAAATGGTAGTGGATTTGGCTTAGCCAATTATATTCGTTTATTTACCGAGCCAACGATGCGCAAAAATATTATCTATACATTAAATGTAACCGTTGTTTCTACTTTGTTATCGTTAGTAATCAGTTATGCGTTAGCCGTCTATCTACGGTTTGGTCATGGGTGGGTGGTGCAATGGATCAACCGCTTATATTTTATCCCGATGTTCGTACCCGGTGTGATTGCCACTTATGGTCTGATTACAATGTATGGTAATCATGGTTGGTTATCAAGACTGTTGTTATTGATCGGAATCGATACATTTCCCAAAATTATTTACGATTATAAAGGATTATTACTTGCTAACTTATGGTTTAATATTCCGTTCTCAACGATGTTATTAAGTTCTGCTCTAGCGGCAGTACCTAACTCGGTCATCGAAAGTGCACGTGATGCAGGGGCAAATATCTGGCAGTTATTTTTTCGATTTGTTTTGCCACTCTCTTATAAAACGATGTGGGTAGCAATCACATTTATTTTTATGGGCGTAATCGGTAGTTTTACCGCTCCTTTTCTAATTGGTGCTAATGCTCCTCAAGTATTAGGGGTCGCTATGCAACAAGTCTTTTCTAATTATCAGGAGACTCATACTGCAAGTGCGATGGCTGTATTGATGTTTTTACTGTGTTCAGTCATGGGTTATTTCTATATTCGAACGATGGGGAAAGAGGGATAA
- a CDS encoding ABC transporter substrate-binding protein, translating into MSILLAACGNSTASTTTNEPSTSSSNATAESVATTKSFTDFKNNNVEVPTHPERIIYIGGDLGDLLALHVKPIGSSLQVIADQVVYSDLLEGIVDIGEPADMEKIADLNPDLILVDGGGLYDNIYESLTKIAPTVQLERKQTYDRLRTLGDILGKSDVAEQWITTYEKKAKQVVSQLKSHSGDTATVFLQLGKDMYVMGDKGFATTLYNILQFKPSIGVEKMIADKEDFAQISEEALSDYAGQWLFILNDGNTASDANTQKMLQSAIWQAIPAVKANHVYMLSSTWNFDDPITRERMLDELPKIMNK; encoded by the coding sequence GTGAGCATATTATTAGCAGCATGTGGCAATTCTACAGCTTCTACAACTACTAACGAACCTTCCACTTCTTCCAGTAATGCAACAGCAGAAAGCGTAGCAACGACCAAATCATTTACAGATTTTAAAAATAACAACGTTGAAGTGCCTACTCATCCTGAGCGGATTATTTATATAGGTGGTGATCTTGGTGATCTACTTGCTCTTCATGTCAAACCTATCGGCTCATCGTTGCAAGTTATAGCAGATCAGGTGGTTTATTCTGATCTGTTAGAGGGTATCGTAGACATTGGTGAACCGGCTGATATGGAAAAAATCGCAGACCTTAATCCTGATCTCATTTTGGTCGATGGCGGCGGATTGTACGATAATATTTATGAATCGTTAACGAAGATCGCTCCTACCGTACAGCTTGAACGTAAACAGACCTATGATCGTCTACGTACATTAGGCGATATTTTAGGAAAAAGTGATGTGGCTGAACAATGGATTACCACGTACGAGAAAAAAGCGAAACAAGTGGTTAGCCAACTCAAATCTCACTCTGGTGATACAGCAACGGTATTTCTACAACTAGGTAAAGATATGTACGTCATGGGTGACAAAGGATTCGCTACAACACTATACAATATTTTGCAATTTAAGCCAAGTATAGGCGTAGAGAAAATGATCGCAGACAAAGAAGATTTTGCTCAGATTTCAGAAGAAGCTTTATCCGATTATGCAGGACAATGGTTATTTATTCTGAATGATGGCAATACTGCTAGCGATGCCAATACACAAAAGATGCTTCAAAGTGCAATCTGGCAAGCAATTCCTGCGGTTAAAGCCAATCATGTATATATGCTAAGTTCTACATGGAACTTTGATGATCCGATTACAAGAGAACGTATGCTAGATGAATTACCGAAAATCATGAATAAGTAA
- a CDS encoding extracellular solute-binding protein, with protein sequence MLNKAKMSILLMVGLCMVMALAGCGGKSATNEANASSSSANTTEISLYTSGSLNVKELWETLIPEFEKANPTIKVKLVYLPSGTGGQSALDRLLAAKQSGQTNVDVDLYEGSLDDITKGNKNGIWAKLDTASVPNLKNIDTSILKQVNDMAVPYRASSVVLAYNSQNVPNPPKTADELYDWIRQHPGKFAYNDPSTGGAGSSFVTTAIYNFLPPEDMNSSDPAIAQKWDQGFNLLKQLGPSMYQQGIYPKKNQGTLDLLANGEVDMVPAWSDMALEQINKQLLPDTTKLTQISPAFTGGPAYLMVPEMSTKKEAAQKLLDYILTPEAQTIVVNKMYGYPGIKWDLMSKELQDKFASVSASYRQFNGGDLQQEIYKRWQTDVAGQ encoded by the coding sequence GTGTTAAACAAAGCAAAAATGAGTATTCTACTGATGGTTGGATTATGTATGGTTATGGCGTTAGCCGGATGTGGAGGCAAATCCGCGACCAACGAAGCCAATGCAAGTAGTTCTTCTGCAAACACCACAGAGATTTCTTTGTATACCAGTGGTTCGTTAAATGTAAAAGAATTATGGGAAACGTTAATTCCAGAGTTTGAAAAAGCTAATCCAACGATCAAAGTTAAATTGGTATATCTTCCATCCGGAACAGGTGGACAATCTGCACTGGATCGCCTTTTAGCTGCCAAGCAAAGTGGACAGACCAATGTAGATGTAGATCTATATGAAGGTAGTCTGGACGATATTACAAAAGGCAACAAAAATGGAATCTGGGCCAAATTAGATACAGCAAGTGTACCTAACCTCAAAAATATTGACACATCAATATTAAAACAAGTAAATGATATGGCTGTTCCTTACCGCGCTTCGTCAGTAGTACTGGCGTACAATAGCCAAAATGTACCTAACCCTCCGAAAACAGCAGACGAGTTATACGATTGGATTCGTCAACATCCCGGCAAATTTGCTTATAATGACCCTTCTACAGGTGGAGCAGGTAGTTCATTTGTAACTACAGCCATTTACAATTTTTTACCCCCTGAAGATATGAATAGTAGTGATCCTGCTATCGCACAGAAATGGGATCAAGGATTTAATTTGTTAAAACAATTAGGGCCGTCTATGTATCAGCAAGGAATCTATCCGAAAAAAAATCAAGGCACACTCGATTTACTTGCTAATGGTGAAGTAGATATGGTTCCAGCATGGTCAGATATGGCACTAGAACAGATCAACAAACAGCTATTACCAGATACAACCAAGCTAACTCAGATCAGCCCTGCTTTTACAGGTGGCCCTGCGTATCTGATGGTGCCTGAAATGTCGACCAAAAAAGAAGCTGCACAAAAATTGCTTGATTATATACTTACACCGGAAGCTCAGACGATTGTAGTGAACAAAATGTACGGTTACCCTGGGATCAAATGGGATCTAATGTCTAAAGAATTACAAGATAAATTTGCAAGTGTGTCTGCATCGTACCGTCAATTTAATGGTGGAGATCTACAACAAGAGATTTACAAACGCTGGCAGACTGATGTTGCAGGTCAATGA
- a CDS encoding ABC transporter ATP-binding protein: MQSQLSIRNISKIFKTGDGVKNISLEIAKGEMVTLLGPSGCGKTTVLRSIGGFLEPDSGDILIRGNSILQLPPEKRPTAMVFQSYNLWPHMTVYENLAFGLKIRKYTKADMEREVKAALEMVQLGSAASKHPTQLSGGQQQRVALARALLLKPDVLLLDEPFSALDAKLRMEMREELRDIQMATDMTMVFVTHDQEEALSISDRIVVMHGGQIEQLSTPQDIYDTPQSLFVANFIGRINVLKGVSDGQHITVGGLRLPNPKLELPIGHCIVAVRPEDMYLSEQEEGLTGHIRQVMVLGHYAEVSVNYEEEVLKVFVPRQQAATLHPGQPISLMFSKMNVFPEISVSEADK, from the coding sequence TGACATTACTGGGCCCATCGGGTTGCGGAAAAACCACTGTTTTACGATCGATTGGTGGCTTTTTGGAACCGGATAGTGGAGATATTTTAATTCGTGGGAACAGCATATTACAGTTGCCTCCTGAAAAAAGACCAACTGCTATGGTATTCCAAAGTTATAATCTGTGGCCACATATGACGGTATATGAAAATTTGGCATTTGGTCTGAAAATCCGCAAATATACTAAGGCAGATATGGAGCGTGAAGTGAAAGCCGCTTTAGAAATGGTGCAACTCGGTAGTGCAGCAAGCAAGCATCCTACCCAGTTATCCGGTGGACAGCAACAGCGGGTGGCTCTAGCCAGAGCACTACTATTAAAGCCAGATGTATTACTGCTAGACGAACCTTTTTCCGCTCTGGATGCCAAGCTACGGATGGAGATGCGTGAAGAATTACGTGATATTCAGATGGCTACCGATATGACGATGGTTTTTGTAACACATGATCAAGAAGAAGCTTTATCGATCTCAGACCGAATTGTAGTTATGCATGGTGGTCAGATTGAGCAATTGTCTACACCACAGGACATCTATGATACGCCACAATCGCTGTTTGTCGCTAATTTTATCGGTCGTATCAATGTATTAAAGGGGGTGAGTGATGGACAGCATATTACAGTGGGTGGATTGCGTCTGCCTAATCCAAAGTTAGAATTGCCTATCGGACATTGTATCGTTGCTGTTCGTCCAGAAGACATGTACCTGTCTGAACAAGAAGAAGGCTTAACAGGTCATATTCGTCAGGTCATGGTACTCGGTCATTATGCAGAAGTATCAGTCAATTATGAAGAAGAAGTTCTTAAAGTATTTGTACCTCGTCAACAAGCGGCTACCTTACATCCAGGTCAACCGATATCGCTGATGTTTAGTAAAATGAATGTTTTTCCAGAAATCAGTGTATCGGAAGCAGACAAATAA